The following are from one region of the Arachis duranensis cultivar V14167 chromosome 10, aradu.V14167.gnm2.J7QH, whole genome shotgun sequence genome:
- the LOC107469145 gene encoding uncharacterized protein LOC107469145, protein MGKGLLYQQQHYGDNGMWMDTQAQQQQSYAFHEESWGGGSDNGYHKNHFPSSGMPMKPHGAFPAMDYHGGGASRPGFFGGAKKHGFGDTHHHNMFSHGGGGHKFNPHGGHHGGYYSEETEYEEAAYSEEHHGGGGSMQMHKMDEHRNNWNNHGHGFNNHGSPYYQNHHMNMDGWNPHHHGGGSYKADWTAKGV, encoded by the coding sequence atGGGAAAGGGTCTTCTTTATCAACAACAGCACTACGGTGACAATGGCATGTGGATGGACACTCAGGCTCAACAGCAACAGAGCTATGCCTTCCATGAAGAATCTTGGGGCGGTGGTTCCGATAACGGTTACCACAAGAATCATTTCCCATCATCAGGTATGCCCATGAAGCCACATGGCGCTTTTCCCGCCATGGATTACCATGGTGGTGGAGCAAGCAGGCCCGGCTTCTTCGGCGGCGCCAAGAAGCATGGCTTTGGAgacactcatcatcataacATGTTTTCGCACGGCGGTGGTGGCCACAAGTTCAATCCCCATGGTGGCCATCACGGCGGCTACTACTCTGAAGAGACAGAGTACGAAGAAGCCGCCTATAGCGAGGAGCATCACGGCGGTGGAGGCAGCATGCAGATGCATAAGATGGATGAGCATCGCAATAATTGGAACAACCATGGACATGGCTTTAACAACCACGGCAGTCCATATTATCAAAACCACCATATGAACATGGACGGTTGGAATCCTCATCATCATGGTGGCGGCTCATACAAGGCTGACTGGACAGCAAAGGGTGTCTAA